The DNA sequence TTCAAACAAGTCTGATCATCACATGCAtgtactcactcactcactcactcactcacacacacacacacacacacacacagagtgcttttGAACTTCAGGACTCCTAAGAGGAAGGAGGCACTCACTTAATGCTGCTCTGTAGGCTGCTTTCTCTGGACATTTCTCTGCAGAGACAAAATCAAAaagtcaggcctgggagggaccTACAGAGGCCATCCAATCCCACCCCCTGCAAAGAGAAAGGAATGAGAGATTTTTATCCCTAGGTAGCAGATGCTCCTCCAGTTTGTGGTTTAGGGGAGGAGGCCCTGGAAGCTTCCCAGGCAACAGTTAGAGGAGGCCTGTCCTGGTATCAAGCCCCAACCTGCTGGGCTTCCCTGCAACTCTTGTTGCCTCTGGACCTTTGCTCTGGAATGACCACAGACAGTGACTGAGATCAGCAGCCAAGGAAGTGAGCTGGGGGTCGCTTTGAGAGCACAGAACTAAAGAGCCTCTTGCCCTCATATTGAAAAGTACTGAAAAACATAACTGAACATCCATGAAAAGAAGAAAGggatctgagaaacactgaaggaaCTTGATACTGGGTAGAGAAAACACCCATAAAATACCCAGGATTGTCAGTGTCAATCCTGAGGGAATCTTCTACACAGGtgtacccagtgctttttttgtttaaaaaaaaaaaggtgcaggaactcacaacttgttaatctttatttttgaaccattttttatcggagaaataagaaataagatacaactagatgtagtcaataactacacacacagacacagacacacacacacacacacacacacgtccatcccgtgtgagctccctgatagcaaaagcactcctgccacagctggagtgaaacatcccatttttttaggtggggaggtgctccattgggctataggaaactctctccattgggctataggaaacccTATAGTtcaagtgttcagaactaatatataaggtcttgagcccagctggtggccatcagcacctcaagtcttagttccaaacactttgagcctaagagctcctatggctcaattgctaaagtgctggtctgtggaggggttcaaatccctatgaggaataaaaaaaaattcttttcaggtgaggaggtgctccatggctgcaaaatataaaggttggttgccagttgccaaaaggggggccagctgaggctgcaaaactcctcaaagttcagtcccaggcagacTTTTTTAAGTCCTAAAAAAGcttgcctgggactgaactttgaggagttttgcagcctcaactggccccccctttGGCAACTGGCAATCAACCTTtacattttgcagccatggagcacctccccacctaaaaaagaaaaaaaaattattccgcatagggatttgaaccctcagcctctggctccacaaaccagcactttagcaattgagccacaggagctcttaggctcaaagtgttcggaactaatacttgaggcgctaatggccaccagctgggctcaagaccttatatattagttctgaacacttgaactataggctttcctatagcccaatggagagagtgctgggctgtggaccactaggttggaggttcaaatccctccccagtcagcagtgcaaaaataaaaaataaaaaaaaaggtggagccggcagtgcaaaaaaaaaaaaaaggtggagcacaaggtcagaagTTCAAAtgctcaggggggaaaaaaggtgccggaacgccgttctggtgcgttccattacaaaaaaagcccttgGTTTACCAATGGGATATCCAACAAAGGGGAGAACGGACGGACGGACAGAATACACTGTCAATCTACACTGGATTGATCATTGCTGGGGTGGACATGACAAACCAGAGGCAGATCTGCCACATCTGTTTTGGACATGTCTCAGGATCATCCCATTTGAATTCTGGCACTGCAAAGCATCAGAGAGATGTCAGACGCTGCCATCAGGACCCTGTAATTGTGCTTCTTGAAAATATAGTTTTGGAGCAAATGTCAAGAATGGACAGCCCATCTCTTAATTGCTGCCCTGTAGCTGGAAAATATAAACCGTATATACCTTCCAGCTTCATGGCATTTTAATTTCAGGATCTAATTTCACAGGTTCATCACAACAGTATTACATTATTCACATCAAATGCAAAGTTCTTTCCTTCTAAAGCATGTGGGGGAATGAGATGGCCTTCCAGAGGTATCTCCTGCTCTAGCATAAAATgtcattttgggggaggggagagtgaaGGGCACTGCCAGGCTTTGGGGTCTCCATTTCTAGCACATCATCTCCATCTTTATCACCATCCATTTCTATGGTGCCATTTTTGTATGAGATGCAAGACACAGAATGAGAAGCCGGTTCCCTCTCTCAGGGGTCCAAATCTGAACCCCATCACCAAACAAGGAATGCAACTGGCCCAAGAAAGGCATTCGGAAAAACACTTACTGAGGACTACGACAATCACAACCGCAAGCAGAAGAGCCGCCAGGACCCCAGAAACGATTCCCACAGCAATGAGCCAACCAGGCACTGAGGCTGAAATGAAATTAACAcatctcttctcagacttgctcTCCAAAGTCTGGGGCACACATTCCCAGAAACTGGAGATGGGGGCACTGAAGCTGAAACCTGAGGCATGCAAGCCATGGAGTTCATACAGTTTTGAGAGTTTTGGGCACTCTCCTGTCATTCATTCAGAGCAATAAAAGCAGGTGTTTCTGCCTCTCACAGTTTATTCATCCACCCCCTTGCTGGCAGCCCCATCCAAAATGGGGCTTCACTGGGAATTGCGGATGAGTTTCTTCTTTAACCTCCTCCTTAGGTGAAAATTCACCTCCCAGAAACTGGCCAGcactccagccccctccccacaaaaaaccgaggcctccctccccccccgcagTCTCTCACCAGACTCCTCCACTGCCAAATCCAGAGGCTTCTCTAGCCCATCATGTTCCACATGGCACCGGTAGTGGCTCCTCTCCTTGGGGTCAATCTCTATGCTGAGCCAGGTGTAGTAAGTTCCATCTGCGTTGGGGCCAACAACTCCACGAAATGTGTCCCCTTCCCTGACttccccatccttcctccaggtaaCATCAATCTCCTTGGGGTAGAAGCCGTGGGCCCGGCAGAGGAGGGTCTCCAAGCCCTCGTGGCTGTCCTTGCGGGTCACCTTCACCACTGGGCGCTCTGTGGGAAAGTGGAATATCTTGGTTTTTGCTTGTTGGATACTGTAGTTTATCAGAAGAAAGAGACCCCCCATTTGTACTGTGACTCAACCCCCATACTCCAGAACTGgtcccacccaggcagcttcctcaggagATGCAGAGAGTGCAACCCAACTGGGAAAACTCTCCAAGATAATAACTAGCAGTTCTGGGACTGCCCAGTGAGCTCTTTTGGAGCTTTGGGGCAAATATCACAAGGCCTCCTctgtagaagaagaagaatgttttattacggtcactgaccagtacaacCTCTGTAGCTGAATTGGTTCAGATCCTGCTAAACTGGAGAGTATCAAGTGAACATCACTGCAGGGATCAGGGCTTTCACTCCAAGGGAAGGATATTGAAATTGTCACTATTAGCGGTTCCAGAACTATCACCTTtcctgcattttctttctttttatgaaGTGCAAGTCGTACATTAGCTGTGCAAACATGCACTGAAGAATGACCAGTACTCTTGTGCACTCTGACTGGCTCCTCTGAGgtttgtcagggcagcaggggaggatagcccttgctttccccgtagcagagtggcacgggagcgtagggagatagcactGGAAGCAGACGGtcccaaacagagccagagaAGCAGACAAAGgcctgtttgttgcagaagcaggtattggtaaggagcaggcagaagaggagTCAGTCAGGcggtccaggagtcagggatacagaggcACAGTCACAATAAGCAGTCCAAGCCACAGAACAAACCAACAGCAcaacacacagaaactccaccacagtaACCCATACTTGGTGTCTGTTCTTACATACCGGTGTCTTATATATGGTGTCTGCCCCTTATATACTGGGGCTGGCCAATCAGAACAGGGCGACCTCATcctcacaagacagtcttgtgaccctttctgattggctgtccagtggtgcattgcaccactccaccatagccgaCATGtctctgcacacatctccccaggtcacatggctcccacctaacaagGTGCTTCTAATTGCTAATCACAAACAtagacagtgctgctgttcctttgtttacatttcataccaggcctggacatcaaggcccctcctgccacatcctggcttacaacaattcagggcctgggatgccaaaggcctgacaaggtTTAAATTGGCCTCCACTGAAGAGCTACCGAGAGGAGAGGCAAGCCAGAGTCATAAACAGCCTGGTTGGCACTTGAGAACTAGAAATACTTCTTACAGGATGTCATACTGGAAGAAAAGAATATTCCATCTatcacagggctctctgcacctgcTCCAAGGCTCTCCTTACATGACATGGATCTTTTCTTCCCAATCTGCTTCCTGTCAGAAGGGGAAAGTTATTCTACAGAAGCTGAGATACATCAGTGGAAAGTGTCTGAATTTTTGACCCAAAGGAGTGACAACCCTGCTCAACCTGGAAAGGAAAATACCTGcagagaagagaggaaaaaatcacctgtttccttcctcctcctccactttctggaGTACCCAATTTAGGGTGGGGGGAAACCTTAACCTGCCAATCTTGGGAGATGGAGccaccatggggagggggtgtccatCAGCTCAGAAGCAAACAGTACAAAGCAAATGGAACTTTCCAGATGCATGGAGGAGGGGtctttactttccacatgcaGTATGACATGGTTCAGTCCAGAAAAAGGACTGCTTGTGGGACTCTGAGCATTGTGTTTCTTGCCATCCAGCATAAAAAGGCAGGAGGTTCCTGAAGTGGGAGAGTGGACTGTatccagaggtgtttgtttttgttcataactaaataaaaacacaaaactccacatttttcaaacacctctgtccATAGCTAATGAATTAGTAACACGGAAATCATGTATTCagttgtgaataaaaacacaaaacatcacattttgcattttaattcaacttaaaaaaaattgcactgtggtcaaacacctctaactataTCACTTCATGCAAAAGACAGGGGAGAAGGactgttggaggatgtttcagtgctgctgtgaATACAGTGAATACAAGATCCCAGTAGGACCATCTCAATCTCATACAGTGACTGGTGTTGATCGTTGTCCTAAAGTGTCTATATTTTGTGCATTTCTGGGTATGTTTTGTCTGTTTTCATATGTGAGAACCAGCTTAAAACTCAATAGCCCACCCTGTGTCATTCAGAGCTGAGATGCAAATTACAGACAGCTTGGTGGAGAGGAAACGCTAACCACTACTCCTTACTGTTCTGGATCAGCGTGTGGTCTCTGGCAGCCCCCCTCTTGACCCTGACAATCATAAAAGCAAAATATATACAAACTGGGAATGTGAGTCCATTTCAGGGTGTGACAGGGCTACATTTAGGTCAGTTTGGTATTAATATGAAAGCGTGGCTGCTCTCATCTTGCATGTGGACATCCAGGCCAGTCTTCTTCCCCGAAGGCAGGTTCCATACTGgttcttgtttttaaaatatggaaTAATTTTCCATAAGCAAGTAACAAGAAAGACCAAGAGTTCTGTCTCTGCTGCACCAGGCCTTTTATCTGGGATAATTCTGAACAATGCACTCTCCTCACTCAGCTGGGACAGACGCAGGCTTCTCTCACCTGCTTCAAGTGCAGTTCTCAGTCTGGGATCCTACAAGGGAAGGGGCAGCATGAGGGAattgccccccctccctgccatttCCCCCCTCACCTTTCCTCAACAGAGTCTCCTTTCCGTACTGCAGGTACTTCCGCAACCACCCAGTGCAGGTCTCCTCCAGATCAAACTTATAGAGCTGCGATCTGGGCAAGTTAGCATCCCAGTTCCTCTTGGTCACTTGAGCTGTGGCACTGGCTGCCGTCCAGGTGAGAGTCTCCTTGTCAAAGGCGATGAAGTCCCTCCCATCATAGGCGTATTGGGCAAGCCCCCGTTTCTGCCCATCCTCGCTCAGCTCACAACCCCACATGTACTGCAAGGTATGGAACCCTGAATGGGAGACACACGTGGGGGCATCAGAGCTAAAGCAGGACCAGCCAATCCCCCActctcccaccccttccctgtAGAACAGACCCAGTCTGAGTCAAAGGCCACCTAAAGCAGCCCCcctaaaactctctctctctctcttgccccaCCACCATTAATactgctgcctcctcacccaTACCAGACTGCTAGGCACTGGTGTAACtagaaggggcagggggaagactgCACCATGTGacacctatggggggggggaatgacactaGTTACCAAAATTGTAGAAACTGTGGTTTTgatgactaataccatcatgttatatattatttgatgtgaattttaatgcagaatgtaatgaaacaaccacactgaaatatctgcattctatcaaatgttatcaCCAAATAGCCAGAAacggaaaacacaactgccttttgaAGTAAAAAGTGAATTTCTCTAACTTGAAAGTGACcaacgagactgattgttccaagagccaatgaggtgttgttataacacAGCAGGGAGCCAGTCAGGTGTTAGTCTGAGTCAACTCTCTTTCCATGGATCAGAGTTATGGATggatcaagctggccactggatttttgttggttactgatttgttgggtgacctggactgttCTATACTAAAATAATCAGGGTCCCAGATGGACACCCAGCGTGACGCGATGAGTCCACTCCTGGCAGGTGCCCTCAGCAAGGCCCTGGTGAGATCCCCACAGTGTGGCCTGCAGTCTGACAGGACCGGCCgttgggaggtggtggttgtaTAGTCATGCATAGTGAGGCAGTGGGCCAAGAGGGAGATTATGTGGTGGCCACATCTTCAACTAGCTGCAAGGGCTGGCTGTTCTCCCACAGGGCCTTCTGGGGCAACTTTCAACCCTGACGTGGGAGGCCGTCAGGGTTCTTGGTGGCCAGCCACCAAGGCCAGTGACCTCCCTTCCATCCCTGTGAGCAATTCACctgagggagaaagaaaagggtGCCTGAATCCTCTCCCCCTGGGCTTTGTCTTAGGCCATTCCAACccagtcccctggttctggtgttatatgaaagggaaaagagcacaaactaattacacgctaagtaaagaaatattttcttttgtctgtcctaaccctcccagcactcaattttagtggatgtcccctggttctggtgttatgtgagagtgtaaagagcatctccctatccactctgtccattccctgcataattttgtatgtctcaatcatgtcccccctcaagcgtctcttttctaggctgaagaggcccaaacgccgtagcctttcctcataaggaaggtgccccagccccgtaatcatcttagtcgctctcttttgcaccttttccatttccactatgtcttttttgagatgtggcgaccagaactggacacaatactccaggtgtggccttaccatagatttgtacaacggcattataatactagccgttttgttctcaatacccttcctaatgatcccaagcatagaattggccttcttcactgccgccgcacattgagccaacactttcatcgacctgtccaccaccaccaccccaagatctctctcctgagctgtcacagacagtgACTGATGTCCCTTCCTGCAGGAGTAGGTGGGGGGGAGAGTTCTAGCTGCAGCTCCACCTCTTCCACTCACCTGTGCTCTGGTTGTAAAGATTCTGCACAGACACAAGGTCTTTTCGGAGACCCAGATCAGTATGGCGTGCTCTCCGTAGATGCATGTGCCAGATCTGGGGTTCCTCCTTCTCCATTGTGCTAAACCAAGGCACTTTAGGCATAATCCTCTTCCCGTTGCTATCGTAGGCACCAAAGAGCTGGCCATCCACATACCCCACAGCGACGAACTGGGGCAGGCCCGGAGTGGGCCCGGACGCCTCCATCAAGAAAAACCGTGCAGAGTGGGAGGTGGAAGAGAAGCCTGGAAAGAGAGGGGGGCAGTCAGGAGGCCTCCTACACTCCTGGATCAGCCCTCCTGGAGGACACCtggcaggggtgggtggcaggtgcctGGAGAAGACCCGAGGGAGGACGGCACGAAGCCGCTGTAGGGAGgaatctgcagcagcaaaagagcGCGGGAGAAAGGAGGGCTCGGCGGTGGGGCGTCAGGCGAGCGGCAGGGAAGCGCAGCAGCGGAGACCGGGCGCCAAGCGAAGAGGGGGGCGCCCTGCAAAGCGCTCCGGGCTGCCCGCGGGGAAACGCCCGGCCCGGCGCCGGGCTCAGGCCCTGCCCCCGCCAGCACTCACCGCAGCAGCCCCCGCCCTGCAGGAGGAGCAGCGCGCCCAGCAGCCAGCCGAGCCGCCCCATCCCCAGCCGAGCCGGAGCCTCTCGCGCTCCTCTCCGCGCTGCGGCGCTGGGGACGCCCGTCCAGCCCTTCGGAGCAGGAGCGGGCTGGAATCTTCGGCCAGTGGGACGAGCGCCGTTGCCGCACCGCGGGGGAGCGCTTCCCGCGAAAGCGAAAGCGAAAGCGCGGGGCTGCCCTCCGGCAGCAGTCCGGGAAGGGCGCGGCTGCGGGGAGGTCCGCGTGGCCGAGGGCGGGCTCAGTGCAGCCCAGCGCACTCCCCTCCTCAGCTGGCCTTCTGCAACCTGAAGGCATCTCCAAGAGCCCCGGTGCCCGGACAGCGTCCTCCTTTGCAGCCTGCGTCCTGGAAAGCGTCCTCCTTGGCCCTGTGAGCAGCCCAGAGCCTTCCAGGAATCCATAAATTCGAGGTCATATCCTGTAGTTTCACATTCAACAATAAgtcatagtgtttaaattaacttcATGAAATCCAcagacaagtgtttttagctttcgttttggcatgtcctacattttccctACAAGTTGGGGCGCCGTGTCCTCTGCTCACCCTGTGC is a window from the Tiliqua scincoides isolate rTilSci1 chromosome 2, rTilSci1.hap2, whole genome shotgun sequence genome containing:
- the LOC136640479 gene encoding major histocompatibility complex class I-related gene protein-like, coding for MGRLGWLLGALLLLQGGGCCGFSSTSHSARFFLMEASGPTPGLPQFVAVGYVDGQLFGAYDSNGKRIMPKVPWFSTMEKEEPQIWHMHLRRARHTDLGLRKDLVSVQNLYNQSTGFHTLQYMWGCELSEDGQKRGLAQYAYDGRDFIAFDKETLTWTAASATAQVTKRNWDANLPRSQLYKFDLEETCTGWLRKYLQYGKETLLRKERPVVKVTRKDSHEGLETLLCRAHGFYPKEIDVTWRKDGEVREGDTFRGVVGPNADGTYYTWLSIEIDPKERSHYRCHVEHDGLEKPLDLAVEESASVPGWLIAVGIVSGVLAALLLAVVIVVVLKKCPEKAAYRAALTSDPGSDSSARA